In Candidatus Paceibacterota bacterium, the following proteins share a genomic window:
- a CDS encoding thioredoxin domain-containing protein, with product MEHHVHHKVKRSNKVLALLQANAIPVSIIIAGVLIGAAVVLKNRIGGIAQGTDTTAPLAQDGSQPSGPTKPANIDEIKIAGNPFIGKENAPVVVAYWYDYQCPFCKQVETNVFPKLLSEYVNTGKVKLVFKGYPVLGQDSYSAALAERGVWSAYPDKFFKWHEQMFAKQDEENGGWGNRQDILEIAKSLGMNTDDLDKLIVANASQNQQNLQADLDEGQAYGVTGTPSFMIGKKLIVGSVPYNQVKAAIEAVLKSK from the coding sequence ATGGAACACCACGTACATCATAAAGTAAAAAGGTCGAACAAAGTGCTCGCTTTGCTTCAGGCAAATGCAATCCCTGTTTCAATTATCATCGCGGGGGTACTTATCGGTGCTGCAGTTGTCTTGAAGAATCGCATTGGTGGAATAGCCCAAGGAACTGACACGACAGCTCCTCTTGCTCAAGATGGAAGTCAGCCATCTGGCCCAACAAAGCCTGCAAATATTGATGAGATCAAGATTGCAGGAAACCCCTTCATTGGGAAGGAAAATGCACCCGTTGTTGTTGCATATTGGTATGATTACCAATGCCCATTCTGTAAGCAGGTTGAGACTAATGTGTTCCCGAAACTTTTAAGTGAGTACGTGAATACTGGTAAGGTCAAACTTGTCTTTAAGGGCTATCCAGTGCTCGGCCAGGATTCATATTCTGCGGCACTGGCAGAGCGTGGGGTTTGGTCAGCATACCCTGATAAGTTTTTCAAGTGGCATGAGCAGATGTTTGCGAAGCAAGATGAAGAGAATGGCGGCTGGGGAAACCGACAAGATATTCTTGAGATTGCAAAGTCGCTTGGTATGAACACTGATGATCTCGATAAGCTCATCGTTGCTAACGCTTCACAAAATCAGCAAAACCTACAAGCAGATCTCGATGAGGGTCAGGCTTATGGCGTAACAGGAACACCGTCATTCATGATTGGCAAGAAACTCATTGTTGGTTCTGTGCCGTACAATCAGGTCAAGGCTGCAATAGAAGCAGTGCTCAAATCAAAGTAA